The proteins below are encoded in one region of Candidatus Baltobacteraceae bacterium:
- a CDS encoding SGNH/GDSL hydrolase family protein, with amino-acid sequence MFNRVSRPLAVLSILALAACGGGSGSSGSGVTPPQSGNAALATIVGVGDSLTAGFQSGGFLGVSTTSPLSGFPGGLVPATQPNGWWALFYEQAKGVSASSMASVQTSVLPLINAPGLGSQIVPSSPVPFASTHSGCDTFNQADYQVSTALSVVRANPSATIYDVAVPGQTAHEALYQIAPLTAPASNPPACTYALNPNDPTAGPLQSLVNSESDPFYAVLGGFAGKIPNLDQVDAAASLHPTLATVWLGANDLLKFAFSGGNGAASDTPAQMQSDIALAVARLQKVGAKVIVANLPDVLSTGQFFRGGTPAAPQLCQLQSYVYCITQQQVAAAAAAKGLPAAAAQAFGGQVAAQVVTDVAAYGVSSNGYLTETGVFAALQQVAAQIAQGAAPSQIQVQLDPNGKGSGLGGAYISDTLAAQVQGLNDQYNAAIAAAAAATGSPLADIHAADAQIHTQGAPLSAKCCSLAFGGGLLSFDGLHPSNTGYALIANVFIGVADSAFGLTIAPVNPSTIYATDLYAPH; translated from the coding sequence ATGTTTAATCGCGTCTCTCGACCGCTCGCGGTCCTTTCGATCCTCGCCCTCGCCGCTTGCGGAGGCGGCAGCGGCAGCTCGGGCTCCGGCGTCACGCCGCCGCAGAGCGGAAACGCCGCGCTCGCAACGATCGTCGGCGTCGGTGATAGCTTGACGGCTGGTTTTCAATCCGGCGGCTTCTTGGGCGTTTCTACCACGAGCCCGCTCTCCGGCTTTCCCGGCGGTCTCGTTCCGGCCACGCAGCCCAACGGCTGGTGGGCGCTCTTCTACGAACAAGCGAAAGGCGTGAGCGCGAGTTCGATGGCGAGCGTTCAAACGTCGGTTCTCCCGTTGATCAACGCACCGGGCTTGGGAAGCCAGATCGTTCCGTCGAGTCCGGTACCCTTCGCATCGACGCATTCCGGCTGCGATACGTTCAATCAAGCCGACTACCAGGTCAGCACCGCGCTCTCGGTCGTTCGCGCGAACCCGTCGGCTACGATCTACGACGTCGCGGTTCCGGGACAGACCGCCCACGAAGCGCTCTACCAAATCGCACCGCTCACCGCTCCGGCATCCAACCCGCCGGCTTGCACGTACGCACTCAACCCCAACGATCCGACTGCCGGACCGCTACAATCCCTCGTTAACTCCGAGAGCGACCCGTTTTACGCGGTGCTCGGCGGGTTCGCCGGCAAGATTCCGAACCTCGATCAAGTCGACGCGGCGGCTTCGCTGCACCCAACGCTCGCGACGGTTTGGCTCGGCGCAAACGATCTGCTGAAGTTTGCGTTCTCGGGCGGCAACGGCGCCGCATCGGATACGCCCGCGCAAATGCAATCCGATATCGCGCTCGCTGTTGCGCGTCTGCAAAAAGTCGGCGCGAAGGTCATCGTCGCCAATCTGCCCGACGTGCTTTCCACCGGACAGTTTTTCCGAGGCGGCACGCCTGCCGCACCGCAGCTCTGCCAACTGCAGAGCTACGTCTACTGCATCACGCAGCAGCAAGTCGCGGCGGCCGCGGCGGCCAAGGGCCTGCCGGCGGCGGCGGCACAAGCTTTCGGCGGGCAAGTAGCCGCCCAGGTCGTCACCGACGTTGCGGCTTACGGCGTTAGCTCGAACGGTTACCTTACCGAAACCGGCGTCTTCGCGGCGCTGCAGCAGGTGGCGGCGCAGATCGCGCAAGGCGCGGCACCGTCGCAAATTCAAGTGCAGCTCGATCCCAACGGCAAAGGCTCCGGGCTCGGCGGCGCTTACATCAGCGACACGCTAGCCGCGCAGGTCCAAGGGTTGAACGATCAATACAACGCCGCGATCGCCGCGGCGGCCGCCGCTACCGGTTCGCCGCTAGCGGATATCCACGCGGCCGACGCGCAGATTCACACCCAGGGCGCACCGCTCTCGGCGAAATGCTGCAGCCTCGCATTTGGCGGCGGACTCTTGAGCTTCGACGGACTGCATCCGTCGAACACCGGATATGCGTTGATTGCAAACGTCTTCATCGGCGTCGCAGATTCAGCGTTCGGACTCACGATTGCCCCGGTAAACCCCTCAACGATCTACGCAACCGATCTCTACGCCCCACACTAG